In Acropora muricata isolate sample 2 unplaced genomic scaffold, ASM3666990v1 scaffold_747, whole genome shotgun sequence, a genomic segment contains:
- the LOC136907345 gene encoding uncharacterized protein, translated as MPGWVHSELSKLIFKFFWKGKPDLVARVVVTQPTATGGFSVVDIKSKVFSLLVQWVRRFSSSPSGWVSFFSYWCSDLLGKPASDVFACPSAFSTNSFPPFYRDLLVAWKEVDGSFSERRSSLIFASSSPHHVAAVSCMTSKCVYSFLMSESRGDPHCVEKFLPLYGVLYWPTTWRQLFFFDLDRPVIDLCWKIAHGVLFTADRLIGFGYSIDPSCFCGLASEGLPHLFFSCPLAQSALSWLQSLMFRFSSLSPSLVCRHVLFGFSPDEVRSIPRIFVYMLNVCKFSIWKVRNDFRFRDVPPGACVVIEMVKSRVRFFLPLLFKRFKSPRRRRLLHRQWGASGVIGSVVDSRFFLSAF; from the coding sequence ATGCCGGGTTGGGTCCATTCTGAACTGTCTAAGCtgatctttaagtttttctggaaaggtaagcctgacttagtggctcgtgttgtggtaactcagcctacggctACTGGCGGTTTCTCGGTTGTAGATATTAAATCTaaagttttttctcttcttgtacagtgggttcgacgtttctcatcttctccgtctggttgggtctcctttttttcatattggtgttctgatcttcttggaaagcctgcttctgacgtttttgcttgcccttcagctttttccacgaattcttttcctcctttctatcgtgatttgttggtggcttggaaggaggtggacggttctttttctgagcgccgttcatctcttatctttgcctcttcgtctcctcatcatgttgctgctgtctcttGCATGACTTCAAAGTGCGTTTATTCGTTCTTGATGTCTGAAAGTCGAGGTGATCCCCACTGTGTGGAGAAGTTTCTCCCCTTGTACGGTGTCCTTTATTGGCCCACTACCTGgaggcagttatttttctttgatttagaccGCCCAGTCATTGACCTATGTTGGAAGATAGCACATGGGGTCCTGTTCACAGCTGATCGCCTTATCGGTTTTGGTTATTCGATCGACCCCAGCTGCTTTTGTGGTCTGGCGTCTGAAGGtcttcctcatttgtttttttcttgtcctttagcTCAAAGTGCcctgtcttggctccagtccttgatgtttcgtttttcctctttgtctccttctttggtttgtcgtcatgttctctttggctttagtcccgatgaagttcgctccattcctcgtattttcgtgtatatgcttaatgtctgtaaattctctatttggaaagttcgtaacgattttcgctttcgtgatgttcctcccggtgcgtgtgtggtgattgagatggttaagtctcgcgtgaggttttttcttccccttctctttaagcgttttaagtctcctaggcgtcgtcgtttgcttcatcgtcagtggggtgcttctggtgttattggttctgtggttgattctcgttttttcttgtccgccttctga